In the genome of Methylophaga nitratireducenticrescens, one region contains:
- a CDS encoding type IV toxin-antitoxin system AbiEi family antitoxin → MVNSTTSHDDVAKGVYKQSLKALLPYGMLATKKWLAEQGLSAHAIDNAVKTDTLLLLATGVYSQYSRSLSWEGVVASLQHMEVNGSDSLPSVIVGGLSALSLSGLSQYLSLGNRPHIHLYTQGKLPSWLGRLSLPVECEGHSTNTLWPEWLLKDKTFIRQHEWEAELPPVYFSCPEKALLELLVDLPNAVSFEHADELMQGLVNLSPRKLDALLKACKSVKVKRLFFWLAKRQAYPWFSKLNVKDYDLGSGKRVVAKGGKLDTDYLITVPSHMVMESES, encoded by the coding sequence TTGGTTAACAGCACTACTTCACATGATGATGTAGCAAAAGGGGTTTATAAACAGTCACTTAAGGCGCTTCTGCCTTATGGCATGTTGGCCACTAAAAAGTGGCTGGCCGAACAAGGCTTAAGCGCCCATGCCATCGATAATGCAGTAAAAACAGACACCTTGCTATTGCTGGCGACAGGCGTTTATAGCCAGTATTCTCGTTCGCTGAGCTGGGAAGGGGTGGTTGCTTCTCTGCAGCATATGGAGGTGAACGGCTCGGATAGCCTGCCTTCTGTTATCGTTGGCGGTTTGTCGGCATTGTCATTGTCGGGATTGTCGCAGTATCTATCGTTAGGCAATAGGCCACATATTCATTTATATACACAAGGTAAGTTGCCATCATGGCTGGGGCGTTTGTCACTACCCGTTGAATGTGAGGGACATAGCACAAATACGTTATGGCCTGAATGGCTGTTAAAAGATAAAACCTTTATCAGACAGCATGAATGGGAGGCAGAGCTTCCCCCTGTGTATTTTTCATGCCCTGAAAAAGCGCTATTGGAATTACTGGTCGATTTGCCCAATGCCGTTAGCTTTGAACATGCCGACGAATTGATGCAAGGTTTGGTGAATTTATCCCCCAGAAAGCTCGATGCACTTTTAAAAGCCTGTAAAAGTGTGAAGGTAAAACGATTGTTTTTCTGGTTGGCAAAGCGCCAAGCCTATCCTTGGTTTAGCAAGCTAAACGTCAAAGACTATGACTTAGGTTCGGGTAAGCGTGTCGTGGCGAAAGGCGGCAAATTGGATACGGATTATTTAATCACTGTTCCGTCACATATGGTGATGGAAAGCGAAAGCTAG